One genomic window of Stigmatopora nigra isolate UIUO_SnigA chromosome 13, RoL_Snig_1.1, whole genome shotgun sequence includes the following:
- the LOC144206603 gene encoding putative deoxyribonuclease TATDN3 isoform X1 has product MRGYLDCHCHISAGDFDKDIDTVIEDSKAAGLLALLAVAEHAGEFDKIIALSQRFPGFVFPCLGVHPVQEVSSVEHRSASLLDLDAALPIIDKYKDQLVAIGEVGLDFTPRYVTSESDKESQKQVLIHQARLAKELDLPLNVHSRSAGRPTIQLLKEQGAEKVLLHAFDGRPSVALEGAKAGYYFSIPPSIVRSEQKQKLVKLLPLENMCLETDSPALGPEKQVRNEPKNIVISAEYISMVKGVPVEEVIRTTTRNALRLFPKLKSVLKL; this is encoded by the exons ATGCGTGGCTACCTCGACTGCCACTGTCACATCTCCGCGGGAGATTTTGACAAG GACATAGACACTGTTATCGAAGACTCCAAAGCG GCCGGACTGTTGGCTTTATTGGCCGTGGCCGAGCATGCTGGGGAATTTGACAAGATCATTGCGTTGTCACAGAG ATTTCCAGGGTTTGTTTTCCCTTGCCTCGGAGTCCACCCTGTTCAAGAAGTGTCTTCTGTTGAACACAGGAGTGCTTCACTATTG GATCTGGATGCTGCTCTTCCCATAATTGACAAATACAAAGACCAACTTGTGGCCATTGGAGAG GTGGGTTTGGATTTTACACCGAGGTACGTGACCAGTGAGTCAGACAAAGAGAGCCAGAAGCAGGTTTTGATCCACCAGGCGCGTCTGGCCAAAGAGCTAGACCTCCCTTT AAATGTTCACTCACGTTCAGCAGGGAGACCCACAATCCAGCTCCTGAAAGAGCAAG GTGCGGAAAAAGTGCTCCTTCACGCTTTTGATGGGAGGCCCTCCGTGGCGTTGGAGGGGGCAAAGGCAGGATACTACTTCTCCATCCCGCCGTCCATCGTGCGTAGTGAACAG AAGCAGAAACTTGTGAAACTGTTGCCGTTGGAAAACATGTGTTTGGAAACCGATTCACCTGCACTGGGCCCAGAGAAGCAG GTCAGGAATGAGCCTAAGAACATTGTCATTTCGGCCGAGTACATCAGCATGGTGAAAGGAGTGCCAGTGGAGGAGGTGATCCGGACGACTACACGCAACGCATTGCGACTTTTTCCCAAGTTGAAATCAGTTCTCAAATTGTGA
- the LOC144206603 gene encoding putative deoxyribonuclease TATDN3 isoform X2, whose protein sequence is MRGYLDCHCHISAGDFDKDIDTVIEDSKAAGLLALLAVAEHAGEFDKIIALSQRFPGFVFPCLGVHPVQEVSSVEHRSASLLDLDAALPIIDKYKDQLVAIGEVGLDFTPRYVTSESDKESQKQVLIHQARLAKELDLPLNVHSRSAGRPTIQLLKEQGAEKVLLHAFDGRPSVALEGAKAGYYFSIPPSIVRSEQQKLVKLLPLENMCLETDSPALGPEKQVRNEPKNIVISAEYISMVKGVPVEEVIRTTTRNALRLFPKLKSVLKL, encoded by the exons ATGCGTGGCTACCTCGACTGCCACTGTCACATCTCCGCGGGAGATTTTGACAAG GACATAGACACTGTTATCGAAGACTCCAAAGCG GCCGGACTGTTGGCTTTATTGGCCGTGGCCGAGCATGCTGGGGAATTTGACAAGATCATTGCGTTGTCACAGAG ATTTCCAGGGTTTGTTTTCCCTTGCCTCGGAGTCCACCCTGTTCAAGAAGTGTCTTCTGTTGAACACAGGAGTGCTTCACTATTG GATCTGGATGCTGCTCTTCCCATAATTGACAAATACAAAGACCAACTTGTGGCCATTGGAGAG GTGGGTTTGGATTTTACACCGAGGTACGTGACCAGTGAGTCAGACAAAGAGAGCCAGAAGCAGGTTTTGATCCACCAGGCGCGTCTGGCCAAAGAGCTAGACCTCCCTTT AAATGTTCACTCACGTTCAGCAGGGAGACCCACAATCCAGCTCCTGAAAGAGCAAG GTGCGGAAAAAGTGCTCCTTCACGCTTTTGATGGGAGGCCCTCCGTGGCGTTGGAGGGGGCAAAGGCAGGATACTACTTCTCCATCCCGCCGTCCATCGTGCGTAGTGAACAG CAGAAACTTGTGAAACTGTTGCCGTTGGAAAACATGTGTTTGGAAACCGATTCACCTGCACTGGGCCCAGAGAAGCAG GTCAGGAATGAGCCTAAGAACATTGTCATTTCGGCCGAGTACATCAGCATGGTGAAAGGAGTGCCAGTGGAGGAGGTGATCCGGACGACTACACGCAACGCATTGCGACTTTTTCCCAAGTTGAAATCAGTTCTCAAATTGTGA